In one window of Ovis aries strain OAR_USU_Benz2616 breed Rambouillet chromosome 3, ARS-UI_Ramb_v3.0, whole genome shotgun sequence DNA:
- the LOC101121085 gene encoding L-threonine 3-dehydrogenase, mitochondrial-like: protein MPVVRMLRQVACWMLQSRACGCRASVLPSRLLGTSSRQIPTDANFHSTSFSEADQQRVLITGGLGQLGVGLASFLRKRFGKDNVILSDIRKPSEHVFLSGPFIYSDILDYKNLREIVVNNRITWLFHYSALLSAVGEANVSLARAVNITGLHNVLDVAAEHGLRLFVPSTIGAFGPTSPRNPTPDLCIQRPRTIYGVSKVHAELMGEYYYYQYGLDFRCLRYSGIISADSQPGGGTTDYAVQIFHEAVKSGRFECNLKPDTRLPMMYIDDCLRATLEVMEAPAESLSMRTYNISAMSFTLAELAQEVLKHIPELQVTYNVDPVRQAIADSWPMNFDDSNARKDWGWKHDFDLPELVTTMLNFHGSESRVAQAN, encoded by the coding sequence ATGCCAGTTGTTCGGATGTTGCGGCAGGTTGCCTGCTGGATGCTGCAGAGCCGAGCCTGCGGCTGCCGGGCTTCTGTCCTACCCAGTCGGCTTCTGGGCACCTCTTCTCGGCAGATTCCAACGGATGCCAACTTCCACTCCACTTCATTCTCAGAAGCAGACCAGCAGCGTGTCTTAATTACAGGGGGTCTTGGCCAGCTTGGAGTTGGTCTTGCTAGCTTTCTGAGGAAACGATTCGGGAAGGACAATGTGATTCTGTCTGACATTCGGAAGCCCTCAGAACACGTCTTCCTTAGTGGCCCGTTTATTTATTCCGACATCCTGGATTATAAGAATCTTCGGGAGATTGTGGTGAACAACCGCATCACCTGGCTGTTTCATTACAGCGCCCTGCTCAGTGCAGTGGGGGAAGCAAACGTGTCCCTGGCCAGAGCCGTGAACATCACTGGACTGCACAATGTCCTGGACGTTGCCGCAGAGCATGGTCTGCGATTGTTTGTGCCAAGCACCATCGGGGCGTTCGGACCTACTTCTCCACGGAACCCAACCCCTGACCTCTGCATCCAGAGACCCAGGACCATCTATGGGGTGTCCAAGGTCCACGCTGAGCTTATGGGCGAGTATTATTATTACCAGTATGGATTAGATTTCCGATGCCTGAGATATTCTGGAATCATTTCTGCTGACTCCCAGCCTGGAGGAGGAACAACTGACTATGCGGTCCAGATTTTCCATGAAGCTGTCAAGAGTGGCAGATTTGAGTGCAACCTGAAACCCGACACAAGGCTCCCAATGATGTACATTGACGACTGCCTCAGGGCCACCCTGGAGGTCATGGAGGCCCCAGCAGAGTCCCTGTCCATGAGAACCTACAACATCAGCGCCATGAGCTTCACCCTCGCGGAGCTGGCCCAGGAGGTGCTCAAGCATATCCCAGAGCTCCAGGTCACCTACAACGTGGATCCTGTCCGACAGGCCATAGCGGATAGTTGGCCAATGAACTTTGATGATAGCAACGCTCGGAAGGACTGGGGATGGAAGCACGATTTTGACCTCCCGGAGCTGGTGACAACGATGTTGAACTTCCACGGTTCTGAGAGCAGAGTTGCCCAGGCTAACTGA